The Alosa sapidissima isolate fAloSap1 chromosome 5, fAloSap1.pri, whole genome shotgun sequence genome has a window encoding:
- the ripply1 gene encoding protein ripply1 isoform X2, translating to MQSACLVAQQTPFAASPRLVSNGNCSVHASKSALWRPWLVTRDNAQTRCQRSQLACPYSRPPVPGATTTSSKLQPFQHPVRLFWPKSKSYDYLYSDGDALLRNFPVQATISFYEESDSDTDEEDEDNEEEEQLMEAEQKGQSQEYVQPHPCFSGLN from the exons ATGCAATCCGCTTGTCTCGTAGCTCAGCAGACGCCCTTCGCCGCCTCACCTCGACTGGTCTCAAACGGGAACTGTTCAGTACACGCCAG TAAATCTGCCCTGTGGAGACCATGGCTCGTGACTCGCGACAATGCGCAAACTAGATGCCAGAGAAGCCAGCTTGCTTGT CCTTACTCCAGACCTCCTGTGCCAGGCGCCACCACAACCTCCAGCAAACTACAGCCCTTTCAACACCCTGTCAG GCTTTTCTGGCCCAAATCTAAGTCATATGACTACCTGTACAGCGATGGGGACGCCTTGCTCAGAAACTTCCCTGTCCAAGCGACGATCAGTTTCTATGAGGAATCGGACAGTGATActgatgaggaagatgaggacAATGAGGAAGAAGAACAGCTGATGGAGGCAGAGCAGAAAGGCCAGTCTCAGGAATATGTCCAGCCTCACCCTTGCTTTAGTGGCTTAAATTAA
- the LOC121708540 gene encoding transmembrane gamma-carboxyglutamic acid protein 3: MAAAFLDGKDAHSLLKRFPRANGFLEEFRQGNIERECVEESCSFEEANEVFENKERTMEFWKMRSAGSNAESRSDSKDVVFMVVPLLVMTLLALIGLFLLWRCQLQKTMRRRWPAYPQNRYLASRNSRSLPRILVHRDTPPPTSSSQADQSHHHHHHHHPAAASAPVLPEPPPCRPTVIISGVERSGGGGRGSVSEVPHPPNGRALYVQDSSTSVASRLSGATPPPSYEEVTGHAETSSDETTAPYSDPPPKYDEIIKDK; encoded by the exons ATGGCAGCTG CATTCTTGGACGGGAAAGATGCACACTCACTCCTTAAGCGCTTCCCGCGGGCCAATGGCTTCCTGGAGGAATTCCGCCAGGGCAATATTGAGCGAGAGTGTGTGGAAGAGAGCTGCAGCTTTGAGGAGGCCAATGAGGTGTTCGAGAACAAGGAACGCACG ATGGAGTTCTGGAAGATGCGCAGTGCCGGCAGTAATGCCGAGTCCCGCTCCGACAGTAAGGATGTGGTGTTTATGGTGGTGCCCCTCCTGGTCATGACGCTGCTGGCACTCATCGGGCTCTTCCTCCTGTGGCGCTGCCAGCTGCAGAAGACCATGCGCCGCCGGTGGCCGGCCTACCCGCAGAACCGCTACCTGGCCAGCCGCAACTCACGCAGCCTGCCTCGCATCCTGGTGCACCGGGACACGCCGCCGCCGACGTCCTCCTCCCAGGCTGACCAgtcccaccaccatcaccaccaccaccaccctgcgGCCGCGTCTGCCCCCGTCCTCCCCGAGCCCCCTCCCTGCCGACCCACGGTGATCATCAGCGGGGTGGAGAGAAGCGGTGGTGGAGGGAGGGGCAGCGTGTCCGAGGTCCCGCACCCGCCAAACGGCCGCGCCCTCTACGTGCAGGATTCCTCCACATCGGTGGCGTCGCGACTATCCGGGGCCACGCCACCGCCATCTTACGAGGAGGTGACGGGCCACGCCGAGACCAGCAGCGACGAGACCACCGCTCCTTACAGTGACCCGCCGCCCAAGTATGACGAGATCATCAAGGACAAGTGA
- the ripply1 gene encoding protein ripply1 isoform X1 translates to MQSACLVAQQTPFAASPRLVSNGNCSVHASSKSALWRPWLVTRDNAQTRCQRSQLACPYSRPPVPGATTTSSKLQPFQHPVRLFWPKSKSYDYLYSDGDALLRNFPVQATISFYEESDSDTDEEDEDNEEEEQLMEAEQKGQSQEYVQPHPCFSGLN, encoded by the exons ATGCAATCCGCTTGTCTCGTAGCTCAGCAGACGCCCTTCGCCGCCTCACCTCGACTGGTCTCAAACGGGAACTGTTCAGTACACGCCAG CAGTAAATCTGCCCTGTGGAGACCATGGCTCGTGACTCGCGACAATGCGCAAACTAGATGCCAGAGAAGCCAGCTTGCTTGT CCTTACTCCAGACCTCCTGTGCCAGGCGCCACCACAACCTCCAGCAAACTACAGCCCTTTCAACACCCTGTCAG GCTTTTCTGGCCCAAATCTAAGTCATATGACTACCTGTACAGCGATGGGGACGCCTTGCTCAGAAACTTCCCTGTCCAAGCGACGATCAGTTTCTATGAGGAATCGGACAGTGATActgatgaggaagatgaggacAATGAGGAAGAAGAACAGCTGATGGAGGCAGAGCAGAAAGGCCAGTCTCAGGAATATGTCCAGCCTCACCCTTGCTTTAGTGGCTTAAATTAA